In a genomic window of Corynebacterium choanae:
- a CDS encoding alpha/beta hydrolase, producing MSMFARARTVGKRFALAALSVVTAGSLSLAGVTDAQAQGNREWLRPDATGTCEWSQVQHWVQRCDVFSPAMGRTIPVLVQPSKAGGNAGLYLLDGMRAEDNQSGWALYTDAAALYEDSNINVIMPIGGAGSFYTDWEAPATYLSSESAENALSSSLSGSVGSSAPHAPIVYKWETFLTAELPGYLQQHFGVDPQRNTIAGISMGGTAAMNLAARHPGQFKQAMSFSGYLTMTAPGMQSLLRGALLASGGYNVNSMYGTVLSPRRFENDPYWNMEGLRNTDVYVSAASGFPAPYDQGLPAFNKVVGFSLEQVARSSTAAWEIKARAIGLNPTVDYMPAGVHNWGIWQDQLHKTKARVLNFHNAW from the coding sequence ATGAGTATGTTTGCCCGTGCCCGCACCGTCGGTAAACGATTTGCCCTTGCTGCCCTCAGCGTTGTGACTGCCGGCTCTTTGAGTCTGGCAGGTGTCACCGATGCGCAGGCACAAGGCAACCGGGAATGGCTTCGACCAGACGCCACCGGAACTTGTGAATGGTCGCAGGTGCAGCATTGGGTACAGCGCTGTGACGTGTTCTCCCCGGCAATGGGGCGCACCATTCCGGTGCTGGTGCAGCCTTCGAAGGCGGGCGGCAACGCCGGGTTGTATTTGCTCGACGGGATGCGCGCAGAGGACAACCAGTCCGGGTGGGCGCTCTACACCGATGCGGCAGCCCTGTACGAGGATTCCAATATTAACGTCATCATGCCGATTGGTGGGGCAGGATCCTTCTACACCGACTGGGAGGCGCCGGCAACCTATTTGTCGAGCGAATCCGCCGAGAATGCGTTGAGTTCATCGCTGTCTGGTTCGGTTGGCTCGTCGGCGCCTCATGCGCCGATCGTCTACAAATGGGAAACCTTTTTAACCGCGGAACTGCCCGGCTATTTGCAGCAGCACTTCGGGGTGGATCCGCAGCGCAACACAATTGCGGGGATCTCCATGGGTGGTACTGCGGCCATGAATCTGGCTGCCCGCCACCCTGGCCAGTTCAAGCAGGCGATGAGCTTTTCCGGGTATTTGACGATGACCGCCCCAGGGATGCAGTCCCTGCTGCGTGGTGCACTGTTGGCCTCCGGCGGATACAACGTCAACTCAATGTATGGCACAGTGCTCTCCCCGCGTCGTTTCGAGAATGACCCGTATTGGAATATGGAGGGGTTGCGCAACACTGACGTGTATGTTTCTGCGGCCTCCGGCTTCCCGGCACCATATGATCAGGGGCTGCCGGCTTTCAACAAGGTGGTGGGGTTCTCCCTCGAGCAGGTGGCTCGTTCTTCGACAGCCGCCTGGGAGATTAAGGCTCGCGCGATCGGGCTGAATCCGACGGTGGACTATATGCCGGCTGGCGTGCATAACTGGGGTATTTGGCAAGATCAGCTCCACAAGACGAAAGCCCGCGTTTTGAACTTCCACAACGCCTGGTAG
- the serS gene encoding serine--tRNA ligase, translated as MIDLKLLRENPDLVRQSQLTRGEDPALVDKLLAADEQRRAAIVRADALRNEQKTFGKKIGQASPEDRPKLLAGSNQLKADVKAAEAEQKEAEALVAQLQMSIGNIVEGAPAGGEEDFIVMETIGEIPTFDFTPKDHLELGESLGLIDTERGTKVSGARFYYLTGNGALLQLAMLNLAAKKAVEHGFTLMVPPVLVRPETMRGTGFLDSHADEIYHLEEDDLYLVGTSEVALAGYHSGEIIDLAQGPLRYAGWSSCFRREAGSYGKDTRGILRVHQFDKVEMFTWCKPEEAAAEHEKLLAMEKDMLAAVEVPYRVIDVAGGDLGSSAARKFDTEAWVPTQETYRELTSTSNCTTFQARRLKVRYRDNDGRTQPCATLNGTLATTRWLVAILENHQQADGSVRVPTALQPYVGTDVLQPVK; from the coding sequence ATGATCGATCTGAAACTGTTACGCGAAAATCCTGATCTTGTCCGCCAGTCGCAGCTCACCCGCGGGGAAGATCCGGCGCTGGTAGATAAGTTACTGGCCGCCGACGAACAGCGCCGCGCCGCGATTGTGCGGGCTGATGCGTTGCGCAATGAGCAGAAAACATTCGGGAAAAAGATCGGTCAAGCAAGTCCTGAGGATCGGCCAAAACTGCTCGCAGGCTCCAATCAGCTGAAAGCTGATGTGAAGGCCGCAGAGGCCGAACAGAAAGAAGCTGAGGCGTTAGTTGCTCAGCTGCAAATGTCGATCGGCAACATTGTTGAAGGTGCCCCTGCTGGTGGGGAAGAAGACTTCATTGTGATGGAAACGATCGGAGAGATCCCCACCTTCGATTTCACCCCGAAAGACCATTTAGAACTTGGCGAATCGTTAGGGCTTATCGACACCGAACGGGGTACGAAGGTTTCGGGCGCGCGCTTTTATTATCTCACCGGCAATGGTGCACTGCTGCAGCTGGCGATGCTGAATTTAGCGGCAAAGAAAGCTGTTGAGCATGGGTTTACCTTGATGGTGCCGCCAGTGTTGGTGCGCCCGGAGACGATGCGCGGCACCGGGTTCCTGGATTCGCATGCCGACGAGATTTATCACCTGGAAGAAGACGATCTGTATCTTGTCGGCACCTCCGAGGTGGCCTTAGCCGGCTACCATTCTGGGGAAATCATCGACCTGGCTCAAGGACCGTTGCGCTACGCCGGCTGGTCTTCGTGTTTCCGCCGCGAAGCAGGTTCCTACGGCAAGGACACTCGCGGCATTTTGCGGGTTCACCAATTCGACAAGGTCGAGATGTTCACCTGGTGCAAGCCGGAGGAGGCAGCTGCAGAGCACGAAAAACTCCTCGCAATGGAGAAAGATATGCTCGCCGCAGTGGAAGTGCCCTATCGGGTGATTGATGTCGCCGGCGGCGATCTAGGATCGTCTGCTGCCCGCAAGTTTGATACAGAGGCTTGGGTGCCCACCCAGGAAACCTATCGGGAGCTTACCTCTACTTCGAACTGCACCACTTTCCAGGCTCGCCGATTGAAGGTGCGCTACCGTGACAACGATGGTCGTACCCAGCCGTGTGCCACCCTCAACGGCACGTTGGCGACGACCCGTTGGCTAGTTGCGATTTTGGAAAACCATCAGCAGGCCGATGGCAGTGTGCGGGTTCCTACCGCGTTACAGCCATATGTTGGCACTGATGTGCTGCAGCCGGTCAAGTAA
- a CDS encoding glycosyltransferase yields the protein MERLQRVIMPRRGEPHDVRSLYLLEDPSPTGRVKFDSRTSVAVPAGCELSFETYFNAFPASYWRRWTQLHEVVLKVVVDGELRVDVYRSKIDGSRIAVDGAVVSDGAIEFVVPLKPFEDGGWIWFDVTADADATITEAGWYATAAPGPQVMPNGSTVGPFAPRVTVGIPTFNRPDDAVKALQALSTDEEVFAVIDAVIMPDQGTNRVADHPDYAAAIAPFGDRFFPFTQGNLGGSGGYSRIMYEALGGADGTGAAGQAASPYILYMDDDIAIEPDSVLRALQVARYASTPMLVGGQMLNLQERSHLHSMGEVIDRGMFMWTSAPHVRYDHDFAKFPLRFQGNKDDKPTDRNSKDLHRRIDVDYNGWWMCLIPRIVAEQIGQPLPLFIKWDDAEYGLRAGAAGFPTATWPGIAIWHMAWSDKDDAIDWQAYFHLRNRLVVAALYQDGDVKGLVSSIEKATLKHLLCLEYSTVAIQSEAIRDFLQGPDNLFRVLESSLPKVQAMRKEYSDAVVVPSATVFPAPSGAPGVPTKDVGGRLGVPKKIYRLARGLVHSFRPHDPVHHEVPQAHFAPIEARWFSLSRVDGATVTTADGTGVVYRKRDLGKARELWREQAQLVEELKAAFPQLQEQYRAAHDQLVSRSAWKQVFDGE from the coding sequence GTGGAACGACTCCAACGGGTTATCATGCCCCGCCGTGGGGAACCGCATGATGTGCGCAGCCTGTATCTGTTGGAGGATCCATCACCCACAGGGCGGGTGAAATTCGACAGCCGCACTAGTGTGGCTGTGCCAGCCGGTTGCGAGTTGAGTTTTGAAACCTACTTCAATGCGTTTCCTGCCTCCTATTGGCGACGGTGGACACAGCTGCACGAGGTGGTGTTGAAGGTTGTTGTCGATGGTGAGCTGCGGGTTGATGTGTATCGGTCGAAAATTGACGGATCCCGCATTGCGGTTGACGGGGCAGTGGTCAGCGACGGGGCGATCGAATTTGTGGTGCCGTTGAAACCTTTCGAGGATGGCGGCTGGATTTGGTTTGATGTCACTGCTGACGCTGATGCAACCATTACGGAAGCTGGCTGGTATGCGACGGCAGCACCTGGTCCGCAGGTGATGCCGAATGGGTCAACGGTCGGACCGTTTGCCCCCCGGGTGACGGTGGGAATTCCCACGTTTAACCGTCCCGATGATGCGGTGAAAGCGTTGCAGGCGTTAAGTACCGATGAGGAAGTGTTCGCGGTAATTGACGCGGTGATTATGCCGGATCAGGGCACTAATCGGGTTGCTGATCATCCTGACTACGCGGCGGCTATTGCCCCATTTGGGGATCGGTTCTTCCCCTTTACGCAGGGGAATCTTGGTGGCTCGGGTGGCTATTCCCGCATCATGTATGAGGCGCTTGGTGGAGCCGATGGCACCGGCGCTGCCGGGCAGGCGGCCTCCCCATACATTCTGTATATGGATGACGATATTGCGATCGAACCTGATTCGGTGCTGCGCGCATTGCAGGTTGCCCGGTATGCTTCCACGCCGATGCTGGTCGGGGGACAGATGCTGAATCTGCAGGAACGCAGCCATCTGCATTCGATGGGGGAGGTGATCGATCGGGGAATGTTTATGTGGACTTCTGCCCCACATGTGCGCTACGACCACGATTTCGCGAAGTTCCCGCTGCGTTTCCAAGGAAACAAGGATGATAAGCCAACGGATCGGAATTCGAAGGATCTGCATCGGCGGATTGATGTTGACTATAACGGCTGGTGGATGTGCCTGATTCCGCGGATTGTGGCCGAGCAGATCGGCCAGCCGCTGCCGCTGTTTATCAAGTGGGATGATGCCGAATATGGTTTGCGGGCGGGTGCTGCCGGGTTCCCAACTGCCACCTGGCCGGGGATCGCGATTTGGCATATGGCCTGGTCGGATAAGGATGATGCGATTGACTGGCAGGCCTATTTCCATTTGCGGAATCGGTTGGTGGTTGCGGCGCTGTATCAGGATGGTGATGTCAAGGGGCTGGTGTCTTCTATTGAGAAGGCAACGCTGAAGCATTTGCTGTGTTTGGAATATTCGACGGTTGCTATCCAGTCGGAGGCAATCCGTGATTTTCTGCAAGGCCCGGATAATTTGTTCCGTGTGTTGGAGTCGTCGCTGCCGAAGGTGCAGGCGATGCGAAAGGAATATTCCGATGCGGTGGTGGTGCCTTCGGCGACTGTTTTCCCCGCACCGTCGGGTGCCCCAGGGGTGCCGACGAAAGATGTTGGTGGCCGGCTAGGGGTGCCGAAGAAGATATATCGGCTTGCCCGCGGGCTGGTGCATAGTTTCCGTCCGCATGATCCGGTGCATCATGAAGTTCCGCAGGCGCATTTCGCCCCGATTGAGGCGCGCTGGTTTAGTTTGTCGCGGGTTGATGGGGCGACGGTGACGACCGCTGACGGTACCGGGGTGGTGTATCGGAAACGTGACTTGGGTAAGGCTCGGGAGTTGTGGCGGGAGCAGGCGCAGCTTGTTGAAGAGTTGAAGGCTGCCTTCCCACAGTTGCAGGAGCAGTATCGGGCAGCGCATGATCAGTTAGTTTCACGTTCGGCTTGGAAGCAGGTTTTTGACGGTGAGTAG
- a CDS encoding decaprenyl-phosphate phosphoribosyltransferase, with translation MTSSDVNLLGSEPHTQGIEPATNKRPPKNLPDAMIKALRPKQWVKNVLVVAAPAAAGGAILANPSTLLDIALAFLVFCLAASSIYLVNDAKDVEADRAHPTKRFRPIAAGVLPVGLAYVMAVVLIVASLALSLLASAGVNLAIVVAVYIVLQLGYCFGWKHQPVIDIALVSSGFMLRAMAGGVATDIHLSQWFLLVAVFGSLFMASGKRYAEILLSQSSGAKIRKSLEGYTPTYLRFVWTLSATAVVISYALWGFDVSQDPAVVASGAGVWYQISMVPFTVAILRYAADVDRGDGGAPDELALSDRTLQLLAVLWIVCIVIAVYLWPLLGV, from the coding sequence ATGACTAGCAGTGATGTGAATCTGCTCGGCAGCGAACCCCATACGCAGGGGATTGAACCGGCGACGAACAAGCGTCCGCCGAAGAATCTGCCTGATGCGATGATAAAAGCGCTGCGCCCCAAGCAGTGGGTGAAAAATGTGCTTGTTGTTGCGGCGCCGGCTGCGGCTGGCGGCGCGATTTTGGCGAACCCGTCCACGCTGCTTGATATTGCGCTGGCTTTTCTCGTGTTTTGTTTGGCTGCATCATCGATTTATTTGGTGAACGATGCCAAGGATGTGGAGGCTGACCGGGCGCATCCGACGAAACGGTTCCGGCCTATTGCTGCGGGTGTGTTGCCGGTCGGGCTTGCCTACGTGATGGCTGTGGTGCTCATTGTGGCCAGTTTAGCGCTGTCGCTGCTTGCTTCCGCCGGGGTGAATCTGGCGATTGTGGTGGCGGTCTATATTGTGTTGCAGCTTGGCTATTGTTTTGGGTGGAAGCATCAGCCGGTGATCGATATTGCTTTGGTGTCGTCGGGGTTCATGTTGCGCGCTATGGCTGGGGGTGTTGCCACCGATATTCACCTGTCCCAGTGGTTTTTGCTGGTGGCGGTGTTTGGGTCGCTGTTTATGGCGTCGGGTAAGCGCTATGCGGAGATTCTGTTGTCGCAATCGTCGGGGGCGAAGATTCGGAAGTCTTTGGAGGGCTATACGCCCACCTATCTGCGGTTCGTGTGGACGCTGTCGGCTACTGCGGTGGTGATTTCTTATGCGCTGTGGGGTTTTGATGTGTCGCAGGACCCGGCTGTGGTGGCCTCCGGGGCGGGGGTGTGGTATCAGATTTCGATGGTGCCGTTTACTGTGGCGATTTTGCGATATGCCGCGGATGTGGATCGTGGCGATGGTGGTGCCCCGGATGAGTTGGCGCTTTCGGATCGGACGTTGCAGCTGCTAGCAGTGTTGTGGATTGTGTGCATTGTGATTGCTGTGTATTTGTGGCCGCTGCTTGGTGTGTAA
- a CDS encoding phosphatase PAP2 family protein has product MDRPGVLPVARGMSHFGEHAVGWLALCALGAVADSKRRQCWLGSAGLVLASHASSVVLKRIVRRRRPHDPQVRVGVATPSKLSFPSSHATSSTTALLCLAALTGQQSLLVGIPLMMASRMVVGVHYPSDVTAGALIGGMWALGVKRFTCPAG; this is encoded by the coding sequence ATGGATCGGCCTGGTGTGTTGCCGGTTGCCCGTGGCATGTCCCATTTTGGGGAGCATGCTGTGGGCTGGTTGGCGTTGTGCGCATTGGGGGCGGTGGCTGATTCGAAGCGGCGGCAGTGCTGGTTAGGTTCGGCGGGGCTGGTGTTGGCTAGTCATGCTTCTTCGGTGGTGTTGAAGCGGATTGTGCGCCGTCGCCGTCCGCATGATCCGCAGGTGCGGGTTGGTGTTGCTACTCCGTCGAAATTGTCGTTTCCTTCTTCCCATGCCACATCGTCGACGACTGCGCTGCTGTGTTTGGCGGCGTTGACGGGGCAACAGTCGTTGCTTGTCGGGATTCCGTTGATGATGGCTTCGCGGATGGTTGTGGGTGTGCACTATCCCAGTGATGTCACAGCTGGCGCGCTGATTGGTGGGATGTGGGCGCTGGGGGTGAAGCGGTTCACCTGTCCGGCGGGCTAA
- a CDS encoding DUF5129 domain-containing protein, whose product MNQATHHVSHPLTAATVGRRLAAAAGISALLLCSSIGITNASADTRAATTVVQHSRIPAAASTLPATPLIVAQAAPATAVRTTTIYDPAGHLSAADQDLLQQTVATADLPAMVNTVAFLVFPDNADNFNDTIRDYVEHTNDTLISQDRQKYAPGSLIFAIGLDPRRIGVYGGDDVLTALDYYGPGREAAIHGAIRDVLRSNGDPNFALAFTQGLTAAADTNRREENTTNGSGRILGFLSLGFIGLCVGGAGVYSMRKRRENNAKLAKRFGKLQREFTEVAMDLPSLDVRAHSLQSALADDRLRHEWENLRDDFLALDAFVGSGATLDPANNDPKAFAKVKTDITAGEATVQRMRRAKKQIDDLFAVENGDNSARLRRVNDLYDDATKALGESSGQELKGRLADLLQEITSLREAVDDPSFIDRYIELVDRYKYLLQWAENELTDLTKDRSKHPHRYSEPQLGDKSWRVGNYVPYIVLQDWNTSAYEANHRSTSSNSSSGFTSGYSSSGFSGGGSSSSW is encoded by the coding sequence ATGAACCAGGCCACGCATCATGTGTCTCACCCGTTGACTGCTGCTACCGTTGGGCGACGACTCGCCGCCGCCGCAGGGATCAGCGCTCTACTGCTGTGCAGCAGCATTGGGATCACCAACGCATCCGCAGACACCAGGGCCGCCACCACAGTGGTGCAACACAGCCGTATTCCTGCCGCGGCATCCACGCTGCCTGCGACCCCGCTTATCGTGGCACAGGCGGCACCCGCCACAGCAGTGCGCACCACCACCATCTATGATCCGGCAGGGCATCTTTCCGCAGCTGATCAAGACCTGTTGCAACAAACTGTTGCCACCGCTGATTTACCGGCAATGGTCAACACGGTGGCGTTTCTCGTGTTCCCAGACAACGCCGACAACTTCAACGACACGATCCGCGACTATGTGGAACACACCAACGACACGTTGATCTCGCAAGACCGGCAAAAATATGCGCCCGGATCGCTGATTTTCGCGATCGGCCTCGATCCCCGCCGGATCGGTGTGTACGGCGGGGATGATGTGCTTACCGCTCTGGACTATTACGGCCCTGGACGGGAAGCAGCGATCCACGGGGCAATACGCGACGTACTGCGCTCGAACGGTGATCCGAACTTTGCACTCGCCTTCACCCAAGGCTTGACGGCCGCCGCCGACACGAATCGGCGCGAGGAAAACACCACCAATGGATCCGGCAGAATACTTGGATTCTTATCCCTGGGCTTTATTGGGCTATGCGTTGGTGGCGCCGGGGTGTATTCGATGCGGAAACGACGCGAAAACAATGCGAAACTCGCGAAACGCTTCGGCAAATTACAGCGCGAATTTACAGAAGTAGCAATGGATCTACCTTCGCTCGATGTGCGTGCACATTCGCTGCAGTCGGCGCTAGCGGATGATCGTCTGCGTCACGAATGGGAAAACCTGCGCGACGATTTTCTGGCTCTCGACGCATTTGTCGGTTCGGGAGCAACCTTAGATCCCGCGAACAATGATCCAAAAGCATTCGCCAAAGTGAAAACAGACATCACTGCCGGCGAAGCGACTGTGCAACGGATGCGGCGCGCGAAGAAGCAGATTGATGATTTATTCGCCGTTGAAAATGGCGACAACAGTGCCCGGCTGCGTCGTGTCAACGATCTTTACGACGATGCTACGAAAGCGCTTGGCGAATCATCCGGTCAAGAACTTAAAGGACGTCTCGCCGACTTGCTGCAAGAAATCACCTCCCTGCGGGAGGCTGTCGATGACCCATCATTCATTGACCGATATATCGAACTAGTCGACCGCTACAAGTATCTCCTGCAATGGGCTGAAAACGAGTTGACCGACTTGACGAAGGATCGTTCAAAGCATCCGCACCGCTATAGCGAACCGCAGCTGGGCGACAAGTCGTGGCGGGTCGGTAACTATGTGCCATACATTGTGTTACAGGATTGGAATACTTCCGCCTACGAAGCCAACCACCGGTCGACGAGTTCCAATTCCTCTTCCGGTTTCACCTCTGGATATTCTTCCTCCGGGTTCTCCGGGGGCGGCTCTTCCTCAAGCTGGTAG
- a CDS encoding lysophospholipid acyltransferase family protein gives MLRRNTPDYHQQGMFRVPADLQQVDLHHSEAVETFYSGVTRAVRAVMRAQDLQITVDGAEHIPASGGALLAINHTGYFDFVFAGIPAYLRGKRLVRFMAKKEVFQHKITGPVMRAMKHISVDRSQGRGSLEEAVDRLKEGQLVGIFPESTISRSFLIREELKTGAARIADQAGVPLLPVIVFGSHRIWTKEQPKHFGRHSIPIMIEVGPPLELSGDSEADTALLHETLEEMLDRVISRYIELYGPFDDRPYWLPQRYGGSAPTPEQARVRHQKELAMRRQKKEQKLNRTIERKATSAMEKLTPKGRTLWAKVKRNVRRLLRR, from the coding sequence ATGCTTCGACGGAACACCCCGGACTATCACCAGCAGGGAATGTTCCGGGTTCCTGCCGACCTACAGCAGGTTGATCTTCACCATTCCGAGGCGGTCGAAACGTTCTACAGTGGGGTGACCCGCGCAGTTCGGGCGGTGATGCGCGCCCAAGATTTGCAGATCACCGTCGACGGCGCGGAACATATTCCAGCGAGTGGCGGGGCGCTACTGGCAATCAACCACACTGGCTATTTTGATTTTGTGTTCGCGGGTATTCCAGCCTATTTGCGTGGTAAACGACTTGTTCGGTTTATGGCGAAAAAGGAAGTGTTTCAGCATAAGATCACCGGACCTGTGATGCGGGCTATGAAACACATTAGTGTGGATCGTTCGCAAGGACGCGGCTCGTTAGAAGAGGCTGTTGATCGCCTCAAAGAGGGGCAGCTGGTGGGGATTTTCCCCGAGTCGACGATCTCGCGATCTTTCCTCATTCGGGAAGAGTTAAAGACTGGCGCAGCCCGGATTGCGGATCAGGCCGGGGTGCCGCTTCTGCCGGTGATTGTGTTTGGTTCCCATCGGATTTGGACGAAGGAACAGCCGAAACATTTCGGTCGCCACAGTATTCCGATCATGATCGAAGTTGGGCCACCGCTGGAACTGTCTGGCGACTCGGAAGCTGACACGGCGCTGCTGCATGAAACCCTCGAGGAGATGCTCGACCGGGTAATCAGCCGCTATATCGAGCTTTATGGCCCATTTGATGACCGGCCATATTGGTTGCCGCAGCGCTATGGTGGTTCCGCCCCGACCCCAGAACAGGCACGGGTGCGGCATCAGAAAGAATTGGCGATGCGGCGGCAGAAGAAGGAACAGAAGCTTAACCGCACCATTGAGCGGAAAGCGACTTCCGCAATGGAGAAACTCACCCCGAAGGGGCGCACATTGTGGGCGAAAGTGAAACGCAATGTGCGCCGCTTATTGCGGCGATAA
- a CDS encoding Cof-type HAD-IIB family hydrolase, which translates to MDLSAMPTPQLVASDLDGTLLNDQERITDRTRAALQAARKAGATVVLATGRPTRWMRPVLEQLDFHPHVICANGALVVDTAKETIVASHRLAPQVLATIIDQAKQVLPTAGLSFAVELGGDPGDHWLDGGFLVTAGYRPVWSDDPVKSPPITAPIHDDAAVAMIAAGPDYQPDGGMHRSTRGVSQAEDSNDTVVLPKVPAQQYAVVSESVIAGAPAVKLLIRQPALSSQDMFEALSTVIGDDLCELTYSIHSGLIEISAAGVNKRQGLEDVVSALGLDPAATIAFGDMPNDVAMLTYAGVGVAMGNACEQAQAAADLVTGRNSDDGVAQVLEVCFPQG; encoded by the coding sequence ATGGATTTGTCTGCAATGCCGACACCCCAGCTTGTTGCTAGCGATTTGGATGGCACTTTGCTCAACGATCAGGAACGGATCACTGATCGTACCCGGGCGGCATTGCAGGCAGCCCGTAAGGCTGGGGCGACTGTGGTGTTAGCGACAGGTCGACCCACCCGGTGGATGCGACCTGTGTTGGAGCAGCTTGATTTTCATCCGCATGTGATTTGTGCGAATGGGGCGCTGGTCGTTGATACTGCCAAAGAGACGATTGTTGCGTCGCATCGGCTTGCCCCGCAGGTGCTTGCCACTATTATTGATCAGGCGAAACAGGTACTTCCCACGGCAGGGTTAAGTTTCGCGGTAGAACTTGGTGGGGATCCGGGGGATCATTGGCTTGATGGGGGGTTTCTGGTCACTGCTGGTTATCGACCGGTGTGGAGTGACGATCCGGTGAAGTCTCCCCCGATTACTGCCCCGATTCATGATGACGCTGCGGTTGCGATGATTGCTGCCGGCCCTGACTATCAGCCAGATGGCGGCATGCACAGGTCTACCCGAGGTGTATCCCAGGCGGAAGACAGCAATGACACGGTGGTGTTGCCGAAAGTTCCGGCACAGCAGTATGCGGTAGTCAGCGAGTCGGTAATCGCGGGCGCCCCGGCGGTGAAGCTGTTAATCCGGCAGCCGGCGTTGTCTTCGCAGGACATGTTTGAGGCATTGTCGACCGTGATCGGCGACGACCTGTGCGAACTGACCTATTCGATCCACAGCGGCCTAATAGAGATTAGTGCGGCCGGGGTGAATAAGCGCCAGGGTCTAGAGGATGTCGTCTCGGCGTTGGGGCTTGATCCAGCTGCCACGATCGCTTTTGGGGACATGCCGAATGATGTGGCGATGTTGACGTATGCCGGTGTTGGCGTGGCGATGGGCAATGCGTGCGAGCAGGCGCAGGCGGCAGCCGATTTGGTGACCGGCCGAAATAGCGATGATGGGGTGGCGCAGGTTTTAGAGGTTTGCTTCCCACAAGGATGA
- a CDS encoding metallopeptidase family protein, translated as MIEVSDERFEELVDLGLDRIPRQFIQRLDNVAILVEDWNPESPYVLGLYRGVALPERTSNFSGLPSTITLYKEALKRHCRTEEELIEEVATTVGHEIGHHFGFDDEQLHNLGW; from the coding sequence GTGATTGAAGTATCCGACGAACGATTTGAAGAACTCGTCGACCTAGGTCTTGACCGGATACCTAGGCAATTTATTCAACGACTCGACAATGTTGCCATCCTTGTCGAAGACTGGAACCCAGAGTCGCCGTATGTCCTTGGCCTGTATCGGGGGGTGGCACTCCCGGAACGCACCAGCAACTTCTCCGGGCTGCCATCAACGATCACCCTGTATAAAGAAGCGTTGAAACGGCACTGCCGGACTGAAGAAGAACTCATCGAAGAAGTCGCCACCACTGTCGGCCACGAAATCGGACACCACTTCGGCTTCGACGATGAACAACTCCACAACTTGGGCTGGTAG
- a CDS encoding septum formation family protein: MGRKQVWRSSAVVNSVLVVALGAAAAVGAYDYVRAQDTAPATVAEGTPGSTSTTGSITPTPVATAPSFTTAQPGDCVTWDVDDAGVMSNFRTIDCAVEHRFEVSARTDLSAFPSSEFGPKSQPPSVTRQAQLREQLCKNPTLEYVGGTFDPNGRYSISLILPQPTFWEAGDRTMLCGLQAPDDDGFPQITRGRVVDQDQSRAAAVGQCIFVDQANATKIVDCANDHTLEITKVVDLREHFPDRTPSIEEQDALLRPLCQQAAIDYLGGDDPLYYSTLEFFWTVVQPRSWEGGSRTANCALVKNVDGGFATLQGSATGPFTINGNPPPPQPERRPLRNNPPAGDTPPAPQ; this comes from the coding sequence ATGGGACGCAAACAAGTGTGGCGCTCAAGTGCCGTCGTCAACAGTGTGCTCGTCGTCGCGTTAGGGGCGGCGGCAGCAGTCGGCGCCTACGACTATGTGCGTGCCCAAGACACTGCACCTGCCACGGTCGCCGAAGGCACCCCGGGTAGTACCAGCACCACTGGATCAATCACCCCCACCCCGGTTGCCACCGCCCCCTCTTTCACCACTGCCCAGCCGGGTGACTGTGTGACCTGGGATGTGGACGACGCTGGAGTGATGAGCAACTTCCGCACTATTGACTGTGCTGTGGAACACCGATTTGAGGTGTCTGCCCGCACAGACCTGTCGGCGTTCCCCTCCAGCGAGTTCGGGCCAAAGTCGCAGCCGCCAAGTGTCACCCGGCAGGCGCAGCTCCGCGAACAGCTGTGCAAAAATCCCACCCTGGAATATGTGGGCGGCACGTTCGACCCGAATGGGCGCTATTCAATCTCCCTGATTCTGCCGCAGCCCACCTTTTGGGAGGCAGGCGACCGTACGATGCTGTGCGGGCTGCAAGCCCCCGACGATGATGGTTTCCCGCAAATAACCCGTGGTCGGGTGGTTGACCAAGATCAGTCCCGGGCAGCAGCAGTCGGCCAATGTATCTTCGTCGACCAGGCTAATGCGACCAAGATTGTCGACTGCGCGAATGATCACACGCTCGAAATCACGAAAGTCGTCGATCTGCGGGAACACTTCCCCGATCGAACCCCTTCCATTGAAGAGCAGGATGCGCTGCTGCGACCACTGTGCCAGCAGGCAGCGATCGACTATTTAGGTGGCGACGATCCGCTGTACTATTCCACCCTCGAATTCTTTTGGACAGTCGTACAACCCCGCTCTTGGGAAGGTGGGTCCCGCACCGCGAACTGTGCACTGGTGAAAAATGTTGACGGCGGGTTCGCCACCCTGCAGGGCAGCGCCACCGGCCCGTTCACCATCAACGGCAACCCGCCACCACCCCAGCCGGAACGTCGACCATTGCGCAACAATCCACCGGCCGGCGACACTCCACCAGCCCCACAGTAA